In the Brassica napus cultivar Da-Ae chromosome A7, Da-Ae, whole genome shotgun sequence genome, one interval contains:
- the LOC106396422 gene encoding OVARIAN TUMOR DOMAIN-containing deubiquitinating enzyme 6 isoform X1, protein MVGECREGFAARWTTAGRSRPSLKGLSSSALKQEPGTNLGIIIIIISRSFIMARILIQRGSSSNPSHRSSSASSSSSSASASASATEPPPVTVYEDQDEVTVLEEQGECSDAKDVSPLPSDEPLDREEEEDEEGLIVSENAVVVVEGEGVDCDSPVSGVDDPDSPPLPVPPPPKPCSNRRSVLGSFGDLQIGAARRGAGSHPSSPRSQSENEGYNSSDEHTPSFTPSHAGSGSEREHQFETEIRQSKGFEIRRMLEDGNCLFRAVADQVYGDSESYDLTRQMCMDYMEHERDHFSQFITEGFTSYLKRKRRDKVYGNNVEIQALAEMYNRPIHIYSYSTEPINIFQGSYNTDTPPIRLSYHHGNHYNSLVDPHRLTVGAGLGFSSLTGRQVDGEQVKAAIKAQQEHQIDNALIAEGRYYSDLELTEKEIERSVMEASRAEYLMERSKPRIGPKESSTSNAGTSSSSGATGPSGSDRKPIEKTVLSSSIEMVLSMGFSYTQAIEAYSIFGDDVDSMVCYVLETSCGSKNRRKGKATE, encoded by the exons ATGGTAGGGGAATGCAGAGAAGGTTTTGCTGCGAGGTGGACAACGGCTGGAAGGAGTCGTCCCTCTCTCAAGGGATTGTCATCGTCGGCCCTAAAGCAAGAACCAGGGACAAACCTtgggatcatcatcatcatcatctctagATCTTTCATCATGGCTCGGATCTTGATTCAACGAGGAAGTTCTTCCAATCCAAGCCACCGCTCCTCTTCTGCTTCATCCTCTTCGTCCTCTGCCTCTGCCTCTGCCTCAGCAACAGAACCACCACCAGTGACTGTTTATGAAGATCAAGATGAGGTTACTGTACTTGAAGAACAAGGGGAGTGTTCTGATGCTAAGGATGTTTCACCACTCCCCAGTGATGAACCTTTggatagagaagaagaagaagatgaagaaggttTGATTGTTTCGGAGAacgctgttgttgttgttgaaggtGAAGGTGTAGATTGTGATTCTCCGGTTAGTGGTGTTGATGACCCTGATTCACCACCCTTACCTGTTCCTCCTCCACCGAAGCCTTGTTCTAATAGGAGATCGGTCTTGGGGAGTTTTGGTGATTTACAAATTGGAGCAGCGAGAAGAGGGGCTGGATCACATCCTTCTTCTCCAAGATCACAGAGTGAGAACGAAGGATATAACAGTTCTGATGAGCATACGCCATCTTTTACGCCCTCTCATGCAGGCTCTGGCTCG GAACGAGAACACCAGTTTGAAACCGAGATTAGACAATCGAAAGGCTTTGAAATTAGGCGTATGCTGGAAGATGGGAACTGTCTCTTTCGGGCTGTTGCAGATCAAGTATACGGGGACTCAGAGTCATACGACTTAACTAGACAAATGTGCATGGATTACATG GAACACGAGAGGGATCACTTTTCTCAGTTCATAACTGAAGGCTTTACCTCTTACTTGAAGAGGAAAAGAAGAGACAAG GTCTATGGAAACAACGTGGAGATCCAAGCTTTGGCAGAAATGTATAATAGGCCTATCCACATTTACTCATATAGCACAG AGCCTATCAACATATTTCAAGGGAGCTACAACACGGATACACCTCCTATAAGGCTGAGTTACCACCATGGGAATCATTACAATTCGTTGGTTGATCCACATCGGTTGACAGTTGGTGCAGGACTTGGATTTAGTAGCCTGACTGGG AGACAAGTGGACGGGGAGCAGGTGAAAGCTGCTATAAAGGCTCAGCAAGAACATCAGATTGATAAT GCGCTCATAGCAGAAGGGAGATATTACTCTGACCTTGAGCTTACTGAGAAGGAAATAGAACGATCTGTAATGGAAGCATCTCGTGCTGAGTATCTTATGGAACGGTCTAAACCACGAATTGGTCCCAAGGAATCATCCACCTCTAATGCTGGGACGTCGTCCTCTTCTGGAGCTA CAGGACCTTCAGGCAGTGATAGGAAACCAATCGAGAAGACGGTGCTGAGCAGCAGCATTGAGATGGTTTTGTCGATGGGGTTTAGCTACACGCAGGCCATTGAAGCTTATAGCATTTTTGGGGACGACGTTGACTCTATGGTCTGCTATGTACTGGAGACGAGCTGTGGCAGCAAAAACCGACGCAAAGGCAAAGCCACAGAATAG
- the LOC106396422 gene encoding OVARIAN TUMOR DOMAIN-containing deubiquitinating enzyme 6 isoform X4 — MARILIQRGSSSNPSHRSSSASSSSSSASASASATEPPPVTVYEDQDEVTVLEEQGECSDAKDVSPLPSDEPLDREEEEDEEGLIVSENAVVVVEGEGVDCDSPVSGVDDPDSPPLPVPPPPKPCSNRRSVLGSFGDLQIGAARRGAGSHPSSPRSQSENEGYNSSDEHTPSFTPSHAGSGSEREHQFETEIRQSKGFEIRRMLEDGNCLFRAVADQVYGDSESYDLTRQMCMDYMEHERDHFSQFITEGFTSYLKRKRRDKVYGNNVEIQALAEMYNRPIHIYSYSTEPINIFQGSYNTDTPPIRLSYHHGNHYNSLVDPHRLTVGAGLGFSSLTGRQVDGEQVKAAIKAQQEHQIDNALIAEGRYYSDLELTEKEIERSVMEASRAEYLMERSKPRIGPKESSTSNAGTSSSSGARPSGSDRKPIEKTVLSSSIEMVLSMGFSYTQAIEAYSIFGDDVDSMVCYVLETSCGSKNRRKGKATE, encoded by the exons ATGGCTCGGATCTTGATTCAACGAGGAAGTTCTTCCAATCCAAGCCACCGCTCCTCTTCTGCTTCATCCTCTTCGTCCTCTGCCTCTGCCTCTGCCTCAGCAACAGAACCACCACCAGTGACTGTTTATGAAGATCAAGATGAGGTTACTGTACTTGAAGAACAAGGGGAGTGTTCTGATGCTAAGGATGTTTCACCACTCCCCAGTGATGAACCTTTggatagagaagaagaagaagatgaagaaggttTGATTGTTTCGGAGAacgctgttgttgttgttgaaggtGAAGGTGTAGATTGTGATTCTCCGGTTAGTGGTGTTGATGACCCTGATTCACCACCCTTACCTGTTCCTCCTCCACCGAAGCCTTGTTCTAATAGGAGATCGGTCTTGGGGAGTTTTGGTGATTTACAAATTGGAGCAGCGAGAAGAGGGGCTGGATCACATCCTTCTTCTCCAAGATCACAGAGTGAGAACGAAGGATATAACAGTTCTGATGAGCATACGCCATCTTTTACGCCCTCTCATGCAGGCTCTGGCTCG GAACGAGAACACCAGTTTGAAACCGAGATTAGACAATCGAAAGGCTTTGAAATTAGGCGTATGCTGGAAGATGGGAACTGTCTCTTTCGGGCTGTTGCAGATCAAGTATACGGGGACTCAGAGTCATACGACTTAACTAGACAAATGTGCATGGATTACATG GAACACGAGAGGGATCACTTTTCTCAGTTCATAACTGAAGGCTTTACCTCTTACTTGAAGAGGAAAAGAAGAGACAAG GTCTATGGAAACAACGTGGAGATCCAAGCTTTGGCAGAAATGTATAATAGGCCTATCCACATTTACTCATATAGCACAG AGCCTATCAACATATTTCAAGGGAGCTACAACACGGATACACCTCCTATAAGGCTGAGTTACCACCATGGGAATCATTACAATTCGTTGGTTGATCCACATCGGTTGACAGTTGGTGCAGGACTTGGATTTAGTAGCCTGACTGGG AGACAAGTGGACGGGGAGCAGGTGAAAGCTGCTATAAAGGCTCAGCAAGAACATCAGATTGATAAT GCGCTCATAGCAGAAGGGAGATATTACTCTGACCTTGAGCTTACTGAGAAGGAAATAGAACGATCTGTAATGGAAGCATCTCGTGCTGAGTATCTTATGGAACGGTCTAAACCACGAATTGGTCCCAAGGAATCATCCACCTCTAATGCTGGGACGTCGTCCTCTTCTGGAGCTA GACCTTCAGGCAGTGATAGGAAACCAATCGAGAAGACGGTGCTGAGCAGCAGCATTGAGATGGTTTTGTCGATGGGGTTTAGCTACACGCAGGCCATTGAAGCTTATAGCATTTTTGGGGACGACGTTGACTCTATGGTCTGCTATGTACTGGAGACGAGCTGTGGCAGCAAAAACCGACGCAAAGGCAAAGCCACAGAATAG
- the LOC106396422 gene encoding OVARIAN TUMOR DOMAIN-containing deubiquitinating enzyme 6 isoform X2, which translates to MVGECREGFAARWTTAGRSRPSLKGLSSSALKQEPGTNLGIIIIIISRSFIMARILIQRGSSSNPSHRSSSASSSSSSASASASATEPPPVTVYEDQDEVTVLEEQGECSDAKDVSPLPSDEPLDREEEEDEEGLIVSENAVVVVEGEGVDCDSPVSGVDDPDSPPLPVPPPPKPCSNRRSVLGSFGDLQIGAARRGAGSHPSSPRSQSENEGYNSSDEHTPSFTPSHAGSGSEREHQFETEIRQSKGFEIRRMLEDGNCLFRAVADQVYGDSESYDLTRQMCMDYMEHERDHFSQFITEGFTSYLKRKRRDKVYGNNVEIQALAEMYNRPIHIYSYSTEPINIFQGSYNTDTPPIRLSYHHGNHYNSLVDPHRLTVGAGLGFSSLTGRQVDGEQVKAAIKAQQEHQIDNALIAEGRYYSDLELTEKEIERSVMEASRAEYLMERSKPRIGPKESSTSNAGTSSSSGARPSGSDRKPIEKTVLSSSIEMVLSMGFSYTQAIEAYSIFGDDVDSMVCYVLETSCGSKNRRKGKATE; encoded by the exons ATGGTAGGGGAATGCAGAGAAGGTTTTGCTGCGAGGTGGACAACGGCTGGAAGGAGTCGTCCCTCTCTCAAGGGATTGTCATCGTCGGCCCTAAAGCAAGAACCAGGGACAAACCTtgggatcatcatcatcatcatctctagATCTTTCATCATGGCTCGGATCTTGATTCAACGAGGAAGTTCTTCCAATCCAAGCCACCGCTCCTCTTCTGCTTCATCCTCTTCGTCCTCTGCCTCTGCCTCTGCCTCAGCAACAGAACCACCACCAGTGACTGTTTATGAAGATCAAGATGAGGTTACTGTACTTGAAGAACAAGGGGAGTGTTCTGATGCTAAGGATGTTTCACCACTCCCCAGTGATGAACCTTTggatagagaagaagaagaagatgaagaaggttTGATTGTTTCGGAGAacgctgttgttgttgttgaaggtGAAGGTGTAGATTGTGATTCTCCGGTTAGTGGTGTTGATGACCCTGATTCACCACCCTTACCTGTTCCTCCTCCACCGAAGCCTTGTTCTAATAGGAGATCGGTCTTGGGGAGTTTTGGTGATTTACAAATTGGAGCAGCGAGAAGAGGGGCTGGATCACATCCTTCTTCTCCAAGATCACAGAGTGAGAACGAAGGATATAACAGTTCTGATGAGCATACGCCATCTTTTACGCCCTCTCATGCAGGCTCTGGCTCG GAACGAGAACACCAGTTTGAAACCGAGATTAGACAATCGAAAGGCTTTGAAATTAGGCGTATGCTGGAAGATGGGAACTGTCTCTTTCGGGCTGTTGCAGATCAAGTATACGGGGACTCAGAGTCATACGACTTAACTAGACAAATGTGCATGGATTACATG GAACACGAGAGGGATCACTTTTCTCAGTTCATAACTGAAGGCTTTACCTCTTACTTGAAGAGGAAAAGAAGAGACAAG GTCTATGGAAACAACGTGGAGATCCAAGCTTTGGCAGAAATGTATAATAGGCCTATCCACATTTACTCATATAGCACAG AGCCTATCAACATATTTCAAGGGAGCTACAACACGGATACACCTCCTATAAGGCTGAGTTACCACCATGGGAATCATTACAATTCGTTGGTTGATCCACATCGGTTGACAGTTGGTGCAGGACTTGGATTTAGTAGCCTGACTGGG AGACAAGTGGACGGGGAGCAGGTGAAAGCTGCTATAAAGGCTCAGCAAGAACATCAGATTGATAAT GCGCTCATAGCAGAAGGGAGATATTACTCTGACCTTGAGCTTACTGAGAAGGAAATAGAACGATCTGTAATGGAAGCATCTCGTGCTGAGTATCTTATGGAACGGTCTAAACCACGAATTGGTCCCAAGGAATCATCCACCTCTAATGCTGGGACGTCGTCCTCTTCTGGAGCTA GACCTTCAGGCAGTGATAGGAAACCAATCGAGAAGACGGTGCTGAGCAGCAGCATTGAGATGGTTTTGTCGATGGGGTTTAGCTACACGCAGGCCATTGAAGCTTATAGCATTTTTGGGGACGACGTTGACTCTATGGTCTGCTATGTACTGGAGACGAGCTGTGGCAGCAAAAACCGACGCAAAGGCAAAGCCACAGAATAG
- the LOC106396422 gene encoding OVARIAN TUMOR DOMAIN-containing deubiquitinating enzyme 6 isoform X3, with the protein MARILIQRGSSSNPSHRSSSASSSSSSASASASATEPPPVTVYEDQDEVTVLEEQGECSDAKDVSPLPSDEPLDREEEEDEEGLIVSENAVVVVEGEGVDCDSPVSGVDDPDSPPLPVPPPPKPCSNRRSVLGSFGDLQIGAARRGAGSHPSSPRSQSENEGYNSSDEHTPSFTPSHAGSGSEREHQFETEIRQSKGFEIRRMLEDGNCLFRAVADQVYGDSESYDLTRQMCMDYMEHERDHFSQFITEGFTSYLKRKRRDKVYGNNVEIQALAEMYNRPIHIYSYSTEPINIFQGSYNTDTPPIRLSYHHGNHYNSLVDPHRLTVGAGLGFSSLTGRQVDGEQVKAAIKAQQEHQIDNALIAEGRYYSDLELTEKEIERSVMEASRAEYLMERSKPRIGPKESSTSNAGTSSSSGATGPSGSDRKPIEKTVLSSSIEMVLSMGFSYTQAIEAYSIFGDDVDSMVCYVLETSCGSKNRRKGKATE; encoded by the exons ATGGCTCGGATCTTGATTCAACGAGGAAGTTCTTCCAATCCAAGCCACCGCTCCTCTTCTGCTTCATCCTCTTCGTCCTCTGCCTCTGCCTCTGCCTCAGCAACAGAACCACCACCAGTGACTGTTTATGAAGATCAAGATGAGGTTACTGTACTTGAAGAACAAGGGGAGTGTTCTGATGCTAAGGATGTTTCACCACTCCCCAGTGATGAACCTTTggatagagaagaagaagaagatgaagaaggttTGATTGTTTCGGAGAacgctgttgttgttgttgaaggtGAAGGTGTAGATTGTGATTCTCCGGTTAGTGGTGTTGATGACCCTGATTCACCACCCTTACCTGTTCCTCCTCCACCGAAGCCTTGTTCTAATAGGAGATCGGTCTTGGGGAGTTTTGGTGATTTACAAATTGGAGCAGCGAGAAGAGGGGCTGGATCACATCCTTCTTCTCCAAGATCACAGAGTGAGAACGAAGGATATAACAGTTCTGATGAGCATACGCCATCTTTTACGCCCTCTCATGCAGGCTCTGGCTCG GAACGAGAACACCAGTTTGAAACCGAGATTAGACAATCGAAAGGCTTTGAAATTAGGCGTATGCTGGAAGATGGGAACTGTCTCTTTCGGGCTGTTGCAGATCAAGTATACGGGGACTCAGAGTCATACGACTTAACTAGACAAATGTGCATGGATTACATG GAACACGAGAGGGATCACTTTTCTCAGTTCATAACTGAAGGCTTTACCTCTTACTTGAAGAGGAAAAGAAGAGACAAG GTCTATGGAAACAACGTGGAGATCCAAGCTTTGGCAGAAATGTATAATAGGCCTATCCACATTTACTCATATAGCACAG AGCCTATCAACATATTTCAAGGGAGCTACAACACGGATACACCTCCTATAAGGCTGAGTTACCACCATGGGAATCATTACAATTCGTTGGTTGATCCACATCGGTTGACAGTTGGTGCAGGACTTGGATTTAGTAGCCTGACTGGG AGACAAGTGGACGGGGAGCAGGTGAAAGCTGCTATAAAGGCTCAGCAAGAACATCAGATTGATAAT GCGCTCATAGCAGAAGGGAGATATTACTCTGACCTTGAGCTTACTGAGAAGGAAATAGAACGATCTGTAATGGAAGCATCTCGTGCTGAGTATCTTATGGAACGGTCTAAACCACGAATTGGTCCCAAGGAATCATCCACCTCTAATGCTGGGACGTCGTCCTCTTCTGGAGCTA CAGGACCTTCAGGCAGTGATAGGAAACCAATCGAGAAGACGGTGCTGAGCAGCAGCATTGAGATGGTTTTGTCGATGGGGTTTAGCTACACGCAGGCCATTGAAGCTTATAGCATTTTTGGGGACGACGTTGACTCTATGGTCTGCTATGTACTGGAGACGAGCTGTGGCAGCAAAAACCGACGCAAAGGCAAAGCCACAGAATAG